DNA from Canis lupus familiaris isolate Mischka breed German Shepherd chromosome 9, alternate assembly UU_Cfam_GSD_1.0, whole genome shotgun sequence:
GGTCACGCCTAGGCGagtcccctgccccccagccagcAGCAGCACAGCCACCTTGTTCAGAGCGATCTGGCGGAAACCTGGAGGTGCAGGGTGCCGTGAGGGGACACCTGGGACCTGCCACAGAACCACCCCTTCACCTCTCAGCAAGCCAGACTTGTGTCTAGGGCTCTAAGACTTCATAGCGATGGGacagaaattttcaaataatcttttgATCGCCTGTGGGCTCGGGCCCCACACAAACCCCCCTTATCAGGACCCACCAGGGGTCGTCATGGCATCCTCCAGGGTTCATTCCCAGCCTGGGTCCTTCAGAGGGAACACCAGGTCAGGCCAGTCAGAGCAGTGCAGTGGGGGCCCTGAGCAGGCTTCCCTCCAAGAGCACCTGCCTCACCTGTGAGGCCAAGAGGCCAAGAGTGCACCTGGGAGCGCTAATGTGAAAGGGAGCGTGTGCCAAGGGGTTCCCTGAGGTCAATAGGTGTGTGGCTGGGCTGCTGGCTAGCCAGGTGTGCGCCTGCACAGAGCATTCTCCCGAGGGCAAGCCGCCTGGGGGCGGGCACCACCTTGGCGGCCTTTGGAGCCCGACACCCCAGTCGCTAGCTGCGTGGGAAAAGGGTCCCCACAAAGAAATAAGGCACGCCAGCTCCTCCAAGTACCAGCTCTCCTGTCTCCCCACGTTGGGCAAGCCCCTCCGCCAGccaggcccgccccgcccgggacCCCCGCCGCCCCGCCTACCTTCCTCCTCCCAGAGCAGCCGCGTCTCGGGGTCGCACCGGCTCGCGCTGCCAACGCACTCGGGGGGCAGGGGCCGCAGGCGCGCGGCCAGGTCGGGCGGCGGGCCCGGGGGATGCGCGCAGGCCGCGGCCGCGCGCCGGCAGTGCTCCCGCAGCGCCTCGGGCTCCAGCGCCCCCAGCTCCGCTAGGAGCGCGGCGCGCGGCCCCGGCGCTAGCTCGGCGCAGAAGCGCAGCAGGTGTTCCTGGCCCGCGCGCTGCAGCCTGGCGCGCACCGCCCGCTCCGAAGCCATGTCGCCTCCGCCGGCCGCGCTGGCACTCGTGACCCGAGCGCTCCGGCGGGCGTCACGGGATCCAGCGGCGGGCGACGGCCCtagaggggcggggccaggacgCCCCGCCTCGACCCCGCCTCCGAGCGTCCCCTCCACCCTCTGGCTCTGACCCCGCCCCTGTCCGCTCGGCCACAGCGGGAGGCGCAGGGGCCCAGTCCAGGCGCTGGGGCTGCCTGAGGCAGGGATCTGCGACCCCCCTGGCCCTGGCGCGTGAGGGCTGACTTCAGGCCTAGTACACCCCCTTCTGGACCCATAGCCCTGCTGGTCAGGGCACCTGAGGCGGAGGCTAGGGTCTGTCCCTCCCTGCGGCTATGTCTGACCCCTGGCGGCTGGGCCCGGGAGGATAGAGCCAGACCATCAGTAGGGTTAGGTGTCCCGATGCTACCCAGGACCCCCCAAGAAGGCCACCCCGCATCCTTGGGGGCTCCCTCCTTCACATCCCGACTCCGCACTGCCATGTAGCCAGAACCATTCAGGAGCAGGCCTTCGCCCTGCCGCGTTGTATTAACTGTTAGAGTTTAAGATACCTTGCTGTTTATAAACTCCCTCCGGGAAAAATAATGAGTAGCTTTGGCCATTTGGGGACAAAGCTTTCTTCTAGAAATTAGTTTTATTAAGACTAAAAATGATACATGGACAAGGTTAAAACAAATTCAAACGATACTTTGGGACCCAAAATGAAAAGTAACATCTTCCTCAGGCCTGCCCTCAGATAACCCCTGTTAGGGTGATTCAAACACCTTGGAGGCAGGTTCTGCACATAGAGGCTCCCACACACCCCCTTCCTGAGTTAGGAAGTAGGACTTCACAGCTCCCTGGGGGCCACTCTAAGTTCTGGTGGACCTGAAAGAAATTATCTTCCCAAGATGGCCTTAGGCCTGCccggggcctttgcacttgctgttcctcctgcctgGACTACTTTTTCCCAGAAAGTGACTTCCTGCCCCACTTtgccaggtctttttttttttttaatattttatttatttattcatagacagaaaaagagtcagagacacagacagagggagaagcaggctccatgcagggagcccaatgtgggactcgatcctgggtctccaggatcacaccccaggctgcaggcggtgccaaaccactgggctaccggggctgccctgccagGTCTTTCTACTCATGTGTTGCCTCCTTGGGGAGACCCTCCCAGGTCATGTTGGCTCGGAGAGCACCCTCCCATTCACCTCTGTTCCTTCCCACCTTTCTGTATTCTCTGCTGCCCGACTTCTCCAAAGAAGGAAGCTCCATGGCAGATGGACATGGTTTGGTTCACTGCTCTACCCCATAGCCTCAGATcaatgcccagcacacagtaggtactcagtatgtgtttatttaatgGGTGAGTGAGTGTTGGATCCCACACCCAGCTCAGTGACTGGGCCATATCAAGTGTTCAGGGAGTgcttgcatgaatgaatgaatgaatgaatgaatgaatgatctgcTTCAAGTTTGTGGCAGTTGAAGGGCATCTGTTAGAGGTGGAGGATGTGCACGGGAGGCAGGGAACCAAGCAGAGTGGGCTCCACATTCCAGGCCAGAGTCCATGTGAACTCTTACTACCCTGCACATGTGCCCTTGAAGACAAGTGTCTCGTAAACTCAGGGCTCATCTCAGAGTGACCCCTAAATCTTGCttcaaggtgggggtggggctgagatCAGAAGGGTTTGGACAGCTGAGGCTATGTAGGCAGAGGCACCTGACAGGCCAGAGAAGGAGAGCTGGCCCACTTGGGCAGACAGATGAAGGTGCCAGAGGGGCAGAAGTGAGTAACAACCTCCTAGACAAACCTGGCGTCACCTGCCTTTTGCCCTAGGGCTTCATCCAAAGGGTTCCGGGGAGCCAGGGCCCAGAGTCCAGCGTGGGTCCCTGGTTGTTACTGCAAGAGTGGAGACCAGCAGATCCTGGAAGAGGCACAGCGACTGTGTTAGGCTGGGGACAGAGGgcctccccatccacctccagGGAGCTGCAAGCTGGCACAGTGAGAAAATAATTACAACTGGGTCAGGCACCTCAAGAGCCACAGGGGCCTCACGAAGTCTGGGAAGCCCCCTGGGGGCGACAGCAACACTGAAGGGTACAGAGCTAGGAGAGCTTTAGGCCAGACTGGAAAGAGGAGTGGAAAGAGGAAGTGGTTAGAATTCAGAACAGGAAGTACACGGGGGCATGCTGTGGGCTCTACAGTTTCTTCGGTCCCTTCCACCAGTGCCTAGCCAGGGAAGCCCAGTGGGAAGCCCATGGACCAAGGGCCTCCTGCCTCATACTTTCTGATGCTTGGAGAAGGCCTGTTTCCTCTGTACAATGGGTTCAGGTTCACAGGCCCCTGGCCTGCATGCTGCTGTCCTGCTGTCCTGAACTGTCATAGCACTGCTTGCTACTGCTGGCAACAGGCCTCCACATCTACAAAACCCCCATAGAGCTGTCtccaggcctccccaccccacccaaggcTGGTGTTTCCACTGTGATCTGTAGGATGAGGCTTCCCACATGCTGGCCACCCACTAAGCCTCCACTGTGGGCAAGACTCATGCCAGGCCATAGGGTGGCCCTGTCCTGCTTCCAGAACACACAGGGAGGGATTCATGGGGAGAGAGGCACCATTGCTAGCAGAAAGCAGCCTCATGCTTTGAAAGTCAGGACGTGTAACCAGACTTCCAAGGGTGGGTTGGGTATCTAGGTGGAGTTTCAAAGGATGCAGAGTGATGACCCCAGAGCAGACGGGAAAAGGTGTTTCTGGTGGGAAAGCTACCATGTGCAAGGGGTACACGGTACCCCTATCATGTAAGGAACTGCTGGGTCCCTtaaggatggggcacctgggcagctgtGCTggaaggagagcaggagaggggatGAACTGCAGGACAAGTGGCTTGAACGCTTTTCTAGGACTTTGGCTAGTCCTGCCACTAAAGAGGAAGGCAGGGATGGATCGGGCTCCATGGGGAAACTCTAGGCTCACAGCTTTCTAGgtccttccaaaattccttacCACAATGGGGCCCCACCTTTGAGGGCTGTGAAATTAATAAAGCGAAGCCCTGATGGGGGAGCTCTCAGCAACGTAGAACCTGTCCCAGCTCACCTCACATTCCTGGGCAGGAAGAAATTCACTTCACTACCCTAACAGGAGGAAGGATTCCCTTCTTGAAGTGAGGCTGGGCTAAGCTCAAGCCTCCTCCCAGCCTGGCCAGACAGGACTGGATCCTGGCTGGAAATGAAGCAGGGGCCACTGGGGACACAGCTGGAGGAAGTGTCCAGCCCGGGGAAGGAGCTGGAGCAGAGGAGAGCTGGTCAACCAGATGGGGATCTGGGGACACAGGAAAAAGTGGCTTTGTCTCGAGGTAGGCAGGAAAGGCCAAGCTATCCCCAGGGACAAGGGGAGGAGCTAGCAGCAGCGTGGACAGAGAGGCCTCTGTGAGGGGAAGCGCCCAGATGGCTGGAGCCCACAATCCTCTTGGGACTCTCCTGGCAAATGGGCCCTAAgagtcagggtgcctgggtcagGGGACCCCGAACTGGGGGCGAAGAGTGCCCAAGGGAGCCGGACAGGGAAGTTGAATCCCTGGAGGAGGTGTGCTTCCATCCTTGCCCCACGAGGCCACCGGGACAGGTTTTCTGTAGggcggcaggccccgcccctccgagAGGGCTGAACCGCTGAgagcgggcggcgggcggcaggAGGCGGCGGGAGCAGAGAGAGGTCCGTTCAGGGCTGCGTCCCCCTCCCGGTGAGACCGAGGGCAGGCAgagctcccggccccgcccccgcccgctccGGGCCTCGGTGCAGCCCGGGCCGCGGCGGGCTCTGCGGCGGGAGCGCGCGGGGCGGAGCCCTCGGAGGAAAATCAAACCGGGCTGGCGGCCTCTCAGCCAATCCGGGAGCCGAAGGGCCAGCCGCGGCCAATAGCCGCCGCGGATGCTAATGAGCGCTGACATCACGAGGAGGGTCCATTCAAAAAGTCGCAGCTATTGTCGCCGCGGGTTGCGCGCGCCGGCCGGGCCCAGCCGTCGGGCTGCGCGGGGACGGAACTGCGGACCGAGCCGGGAACCGAGCCCGGCGGCGGCCGCCCATGGCCGGAGCCGCAATGGCCGAGCCGGGCCGCGGGCCGCCCggcgctcccgctcccgctcccgctcccgctcccgctcccgcgcCCACGCCCACGCCGGGCACGGAGGGGCTGCCGCGCGCCTTCCTGCAGAGCCTGCGCACCCTCTTTGACATCCTGGATGACCGGCGGCGCGGCTGCGTGCACCTGCGCGAGATCGAGTCCCGCTGGCAGGGCGCCGACGCGCGCGAGTTGCCCCGCGGCGTGCTGGAGGGCCTGCGCCAGGTGGCCCCGGCCAGCGGCTACCTAACCTTCGAGCGCTTCGTGGCCGGCCTGCGCACCTCGCTGCTGAGCGCCGACGGCGGCCCGCGGGGCCAGGCACGAGCCCCGGCCCGGGGAGGCTGCCCGGCGCGGCCTGGGggaccgccgccgccgccgcgcctggTGTTCGCTCCGGCTGATGAGCCGCGGACGGTCCTGGAGAGGAAGGCCCTACCCCCGGGCGCGCGGCCCCCGCCAGCCGTCCCCGGAGGCGCGGCCCGCAGCCTGGAGAAGCTGTGCGCGCCGGCGGAGGCAGCGCCCGGTCCTGCGGAGCCCGAGCGGCCCCAGGGCGCGGCGCTGGAGCGGAGCCCGAGCGCGGACGCTGGTGAGTGCGGGGCGGCCCGGGCCCCTCCTGGTAGCTgaccccgccgccccccgcgacCTGCGCCTCAGGCCAGAGCCCCAGAGGTGCTGCCGGCGCCTCTCCGACCGCGGGGTGCGGGGCCCAGAGCCCTAGGTGCCGACAGGGAAGGAGCCTGTCGCCTTTCCCGCTCAGGGGCCGGAGGCGTGGCCGGGGCCCGGGGGCTGCGAGGTGACTCCCAGCTCCACCAGGAAGCCGCTCCCCCAATCCTGAGCCCATGGCGGGGGACGCCAAGGCCCCGAGCTGCGTCTCTGATGACACTAGGCAGGGAGTTCCCGTCTAGTTCCGAGGAGACAGGGCACCCCACCCAGAGAGGGGCCCTCACTGCCCCTTTGGGTCCTTAGTCGCCGCTCCACCGCCGAGCCAGGACAGGTTGGAGGTTTCCCAGGAGGCTCTGGCCTGGTTAACAGGAAGAGTAAAGCGGTGGGTGGCTCTTCAGCCCAGTCCCCAAAACCTGCGGGACTGACACCAGGGAGAGACCCAGACGCAGTCCCCCAACGATGGCCAGCGGAGTCCTTGCTTGGCTTCTGGTCCAGGTGGCCCTGACAGGAGATGGCTGAATGGCCCCGTGGTCCCCTCTAGTGTTGACCCTGGGAATAGCACCTGCATTCTGGTTGGGTGCTGGGTTCAAACCCCTCAGCCCTTTCAGCCTGGAGCGTGCACCCCTGGGCGCAGGCCTCCCGGCAGCCTCACCATGACAGCCCCACCATGGCAGCTGCCAGCCCTTCTACGCCTTCACCACTCTGCCAGCCTCACTAGACCTCTGCCCCAGCCTTGCCCATATTCCCCAGCCCCATGACTGGCCCTTAGGGCCACGGTGGCTCCTGGCCTCCTGGGTGAAGCCATTTGGTGGCCCACCCCAAGCTGGGGCTCCCCTGCTCCTCACTGCCCAACCTCTCTGCCCCTGAGGTGTGGGAAGGCAGGGGGCACTTGGGGGTGCAGGGCCAGTGCCATCACTGTGGCTACACATCCTGGAAAATCAGCCAGGGTTTGGGATTTGGATGCCTCAGGCCTGTGGCCCAGCCCTGCTCTGTTCTGGTGCCCCATGTGGCCCTGGGTCATCTGCACCCCTTTGAGGGCTCAACACAGGGGTGAGCAGGCCAGGCTCTCGCTGTCACCTCTACAGGTAGAGGCCCAGACAAGAGGCATGGCATGTTCATGGGTGCCAGATATGGAGCTCCAAGGTTCCCCTACTTCGGGGAGAAAGCCCCCATACACACAGAGCCCCCACCCCAAGACCCAGGGCCCCCTTCTTTGGCCCTGTGAGAGCTGCTGGTCATCCCACTGAACATCCAGTGTACTGCCATCCAGAAATCGGGGAGCTGCTCCCCAACCAAGCCCAGGTGTTCTGGGGTTGTTCCCtgacgccccccaccccagcctctctcTGCTGTATCTTCTCTGCAGCCATGTGGCATGGGCAGGTTGGGACGCGATCTCTGCCTGTGCTTGGAGCCCGTCTGCCAGGGCCAGCTGGAGGCCTGCATGGCCACCCGATGCTGAGCCTGTGGACATGTCCCCTTCTTGGATCACCCACCCACTCCACTTGACCAGTGCCAGGGGCATATCCTGGGGGAACACGGCTAGGtccaggggaggagagggtggTTTCCTCAACACCTGTGCCCTTGTGGTGCCCTGCAcatttgcccccacccccagggaagcCAGCTGGCCCTGCTGGCTTTTCAGTCCTGAGCAGACTCAGCTGCAGGTGACGCCTAAACTGTAGAAGCTCGTAAGTTATGCGCTGGACACAGTCGGCCCAACTTTGTTTTATCCTTTCTGGGAAAGTTAGGTCTAGGCCACCTGTGCCCTCCCATCTCACCTGCACCAACTCCTGACTCCCTTAAAGGCCCCAAGAGACAAGGACAGAGAAACAGGGaaggccagggccctggggcacACAGCGGGTGCCAACACACACTGGGGAAAGCCCTTGCCCTCAGGGCACTGGTGCTAGGgcatgtgtgttgtgtgtacaGACGTGCAACTTAAGAGGGCACACAGCCCTCCCTGAGATAGAGGTAAGGGAGTTGGTGGAGATCGAGTGAGGAGCCAGATCCCAGGCAGGCACAGAGGCAAGGGGTGTGCAGGCCTAGGCAGCGCCCAGGCCTGCAGGCTGGGTTGAAATGGTAGGGTCCATGCAGAGGCTCGGAGTTGCCCACAACCCCCAGAGGTGCATAGGCCTGGACACCCAACCCTGCCCTGGGTGTGATGGGACAGGCCTGCAAACGAGCCAGGTCCTCACCTCTGCTGCAGGTGCAGCAGCCTGCAGGCCCCGGGAGCTCAGTGTGGGTGATGCCCATCGGGTCCTTCGTGCCCGAGGGGAGCGTCGGCGGCATACCATCACCAACGGCGTGGACTGTGACCTGGTGAGTGAGGGCTCTGAGACAGCCAAGGCTGGGTTCGGGGGATGTCAGTTAATTATAAACATCTCTTTCCATGTGGGCTTGACTCCACTTGAGGGATGACTCAAGGCCAGATGAGGAAGTCCTCTAGGGAGAAGGCAGCCTGGGTGTGGAGTGGGCACGGTCCCTCCCCAGAGCTGCCCCTGCACCCACCGGCTT
Protein-coding regions in this window:
- the SAPCD2 gene encoding suppressor APC domain-containing protein 2; translated protein: MAEPGRGPPGAPAPAPAPAPAPAPTPTPGTEGLPRAFLQSLRTLFDILDDRRRGCVHLREIESRWQGADARELPRGVLEGLRQVAPASGYLTFERFVAGLRTSLLSADGGPRGQARAPARGGCPARPGGPPPPPRLVFAPADEPRTVLERKALPPGARPPPAVPGGAARSLEKLCAPAEAAPGPAEPERPQGAALERSPSADAGAAACRPRELSVGDAHRVLRARGERRRHTITNGVDCDLLKQMQELEQEKEVLLQGLEMMARGRDWYQQQLQRVQERQRRLGQSRASADFGAEGSPLPLGRLLPKVQEVARCLGELLTAACASRALPSLSSGPPCPAPGPASPSTTGWQQQTILMLKEQNRLLTQEVTSKSERITQLEQEKSSLIKQLFEARALSQQDAGPLDSTFI